One genomic window of Polyodon spathula isolate WHYD16114869_AA chromosome 8, ASM1765450v1, whole genome shotgun sequence includes the following:
- the trmu gene encoding mitochondrial tRNA-specific 2-thiouridylase 1 isoform X2, which produces MRNWDSLDEHGVCTSEKDCEDAYKVCHMLDIPFHQVSYVKEYWHEVFSNLLKEYEKGRTPNPDILCNKHIKFNYFFQYAIGSLGADAMATGHYARTSQEDEEAFQQRLTPRPQTLFRNRFEIRNPVRLLQGADHFKDQTFFLSQVPQGALRRTLFPLGELTKDFVKKIAAEAGFKHVLKRKESMGICFIGERHFEKFILEYLDPHPGNFVSVEDGKIMGTHKGWFTFTLGQRARIGGQRDAWFVVDKDITTSDVFVAPTTNHPALFRDTLRTGRFHWIAEEPPAELIKNKMMECNFRFLHQMPLEPCTVTLNMDGSVWVTLVKPVRALTPGQFAVFYKGDECLGSGKIIRLGPSMYTLHQGQERMKVAETAPAKTDQSSKPAR; this is translated from the exons ATGAGGAATTGGGACTCGCTGGATGAACATGGTGTGTGTACCTCAGAGAAAGACTGTGAAGATGCTTATAAAGTCTGTCACATGTTGGATATCCCCTTTCACCAGGTCTCTTATGTCAAAGAGTACTGGCACGAAGTTTTCAG TAACTTATTAAAGGAATATGAAAAGGGAAGGACTCCAAATCCTGATATACTAtgtaataaacatattaaatTTAACTACTTCTTCCAGTATGCAATCGGCAGCTTGG GAGCTGATGCCATGGCTACAGGTCACTATGCAAGAACTTCCCAAGAAGATGAAGAAGCTTTCCAACAGAGACTTACTCCTCGTCCTCAAACACTTTTCCGAAACAGATTTGAAATTAGAAATC CTGTAAGACTACTTCAAGGCGCTGATCATTTTAAAGACCAGACATTCTTCCTCAGCCAGGTACCCCAGGGTGCATTGAGGAGAACTCTGTTCCCATTAGGAGAGCTCACTAAAGATTTTGTGAAGAAGATTGCAGCAGAGGCAGGTTTCAAGCATGTGCTCAAAAGGAAAGAG AGCATGGGAATCTGTTTTATAGGAGAAAGGCATTTTGAAAAGTTTATTCTTGAG tatttagaCCCTCATCCTGGAAACTTTGTATCTGTAGAAGACGGGAAGATCATGGGAACTCACAAAG GTTGGTTTACATTTACCTTGGGGCAGAGGGCCAGAATAGGTGGGCAGAGAGATGCTTGGTTTGTTGTGGATAAGGATATAACAACAAGCGACGTCTTTGTG GCACCGACCACAAATCACCCAGCTTTGTTCAGAGACACTTTACGCACAGGCAGGTTTCACTGGATTGCTGAGGAACCCCCTGCTgaacttataaaaaataaaatgatggaaTGCAATTTCCGTTTCCTCCACCAGATGCCACTTG aaccatGCACAGTAACTCTTAACATGGACGGTTCAGTTTGGGTGACACTTGTTAAGCCAGTCAGAGCGCTAACACCTGGGCAG TTTGCTGTGTTTTACAAGGGTGATGAGTGCCTTGGAAGTGGAAAAATCATCCGCCTCGGCCCCTCAATGTACACCTTGCATCAGGGACAAGAGAGAATGAAAGTGGCAGAAACCGCCCCAGCTAAAACAGACCAGAGTTCGAAACCAGCAAGATGA
- the trmu gene encoding mitochondrial tRNA-specific 2-thiouridylase 1 isoform X1 yields MQAVRHVVCAMSGGVDSSVAALLLKRRGYQVTGVFMRNWDSLDEHGVCTSEKDCEDAYKVCHMLDIPFHQVSYVKEYWHEVFSNLLKEYEKGRTPNPDILCNKHIKFNYFFQYAIGSLGADAMATGHYARTSQEDEEAFQQRLTPRPQTLFRNRFEIRNPVRLLQGADHFKDQTFFLSQVPQGALRRTLFPLGELTKDFVKKIAAEAGFKHVLKRKESMGICFIGERHFEKFILEYLDPHPGNFVSVEDGKIMGTHKGWFTFTLGQRARIGGQRDAWFVVDKDITTSDVFVAPTTNHPALFRDTLRTGRFHWIAEEPPAELIKNKMMECNFRFLHQMPLEPCTVTLNMDGSVWVTLVKPVRALTPGQFAVFYKGDECLGSGKIIRLGPSMYTLHQGQERMKVAETAPAKTDQSSKPAR; encoded by the exons atgcAGGCAGTGCGGCATGTTGTTTGCGCTATGTCTGGTGGAGTGGACAGCTCTGTAGCAGCGCTACTGCTCAAACGAAGAG GTTACCAGGTAACTGGTGTGTTTATGAGGAATTGGGACTCGCTGGATGAACATGGTGTGTGTACCTCAGAGAAAGACTGTGAAGATGCTTATAAAGTCTGTCACATGTTGGATATCCCCTTTCACCAGGTCTCTTATGTCAAAGAGTACTGGCACGAAGTTTTCAG TAACTTATTAAAGGAATATGAAAAGGGAAGGACTCCAAATCCTGATATACTAtgtaataaacatattaaatTTAACTACTTCTTCCAGTATGCAATCGGCAGCTTGG GAGCTGATGCCATGGCTACAGGTCACTATGCAAGAACTTCCCAAGAAGATGAAGAAGCTTTCCAACAGAGACTTACTCCTCGTCCTCAAACACTTTTCCGAAACAGATTTGAAATTAGAAATC CTGTAAGACTACTTCAAGGCGCTGATCATTTTAAAGACCAGACATTCTTCCTCAGCCAGGTACCCCAGGGTGCATTGAGGAGAACTCTGTTCCCATTAGGAGAGCTCACTAAAGATTTTGTGAAGAAGATTGCAGCAGAGGCAGGTTTCAAGCATGTGCTCAAAAGGAAAGAG AGCATGGGAATCTGTTTTATAGGAGAAAGGCATTTTGAAAAGTTTATTCTTGAG tatttagaCCCTCATCCTGGAAACTTTGTATCTGTAGAAGACGGGAAGATCATGGGAACTCACAAAG GTTGGTTTACATTTACCTTGGGGCAGAGGGCCAGAATAGGTGGGCAGAGAGATGCTTGGTTTGTTGTGGATAAGGATATAACAACAAGCGACGTCTTTGTG GCACCGACCACAAATCACCCAGCTTTGTTCAGAGACACTTTACGCACAGGCAGGTTTCACTGGATTGCTGAGGAACCCCCTGCTgaacttataaaaaataaaatgatggaaTGCAATTTCCGTTTCCTCCACCAGATGCCACTTG aaccatGCACAGTAACTCTTAACATGGACGGTTCAGTTTGGGTGACACTTGTTAAGCCAGTCAGAGCGCTAACACCTGGGCAG TTTGCTGTGTTTTACAAGGGTGATGAGTGCCTTGGAAGTGGAAAAATCATCCGCCTCGGCCCCTCAATGTACACCTTGCATCAGGGACAAGAGAGAATGAAAGTGGCAGAAACCGCCCCAGCTAAAACAGACCAGAGTTCGAAACCAGCAAGATGA
- the trmu gene encoding mitochondrial tRNA-specific 2-thiouridylase 1 isoform X3: protein MPWLQVTMQELPKKMKKLSNRDLLLVLKHFSETDLKLEIVSKGALRRTLFPLGELTKDFVKKIAAEAGFKHVLKRKESMGICFIGERHFEKFILEYLDPHPGNFVSVEDGKIMGTHKGWFTFTLGQRARIGGQRDAWFVVDKDITTSDVFVAPTTNHPALFRDTLRTGRFHWIAEEPPAELIKNKMMECNFRFLHQMPLEPCTVTLNMDGSVWVTLVKPVRALTPGQFAVFYKGDECLGSGKIIRLGPSMYTLHQGQERMKVAETAPAKTDQSSKPAR from the exons ATGCCATGGCTACAGGTCACTATGCAAGAACTTCCCAAGAAGATGAAGAAGCTTTCCAACAGAGACTTACTCCTCGTCCTCAAACACTTTTCCGAAACAGATTTGAAATTAGAAATCGTAAGCAAA GGTGCATTGAGGAGAACTCTGTTCCCATTAGGAGAGCTCACTAAAGATTTTGTGAAGAAGATTGCAGCAGAGGCAGGTTTCAAGCATGTGCTCAAAAGGAAAGAG AGCATGGGAATCTGTTTTATAGGAGAAAGGCATTTTGAAAAGTTTATTCTTGAG tatttagaCCCTCATCCTGGAAACTTTGTATCTGTAGAAGACGGGAAGATCATGGGAACTCACAAAG GTTGGTTTACATTTACCTTGGGGCAGAGGGCCAGAATAGGTGGGCAGAGAGATGCTTGGTTTGTTGTGGATAAGGATATAACAACAAGCGACGTCTTTGTG GCACCGACCACAAATCACCCAGCTTTGTTCAGAGACACTTTACGCACAGGCAGGTTTCACTGGATTGCTGAGGAACCCCCTGCTgaacttataaaaaataaaatgatggaaTGCAATTTCCGTTTCCTCCACCAGATGCCACTTG aaccatGCACAGTAACTCTTAACATGGACGGTTCAGTTTGGGTGACACTTGTTAAGCCAGTCAGAGCGCTAACACCTGGGCAG TTTGCTGTGTTTTACAAGGGTGATGAGTGCCTTGGAAGTGGAAAAATCATCCGCCTCGGCCCCTCAATGTACACCTTGCATCAGGGACAAGAGAGAATGAAAGTGGCAGAAACCGCCCCAGCTAAAACAGACCAGAGTTCGAAACCAGCAAGATGA